A section of the Dehalobacter sp. DCM genome encodes:
- a CDS encoding aldehyde ferredoxin oxidoreductase N-terminal domain-containing protein — protein MNKVYRINLKTKAITEEAIKEEYLTFGNRGLISKVMTDEVDPKCDPLGPDNKMIIAMGLFSGTAVPTSNRLSVGGKSPLTGGIKEANVGGTIGYMFGQHGIKMIICEDQPADDSWIILYVNREGTIQLLPADQYLGLNNYVLVEKLKEDFNNDIAVLSIGVAGERLYRSASLQATDFATGHPARSVGRGGLGALAGSKKIKAIIVEKPAEKAEVTYVDKEKFQAALKKMAKLVVEDPAVEIQRKVGTTGMLVSLTGPTGVLPVHNFSGEFFPKEKLDEISADRWLIDFEKNGSKAGLGCQPGCLVRCSNAWNNSKKEFVTAGLEYETVAMIGPNCDISDMEFLMEADRFCDDIGIDTIEFGVAIGICMEAGKIAWGDIPAVKAAMQEMYDGTEFGNLLGDGAHATGVALNCRKIPTTKKQAMAAYEPRNVKGNGVTFATSPMGADHTAGNTLRPFIDGTKKENAVNFSKENQIVTCLADNMSCTFITGALMTDPTIVPDLMAGLYGGEWNMDKVIGIGAQTLMMERAYNKAVGFTDADDLLPEFFYKEKSPATGAIFDITPEEMKEAYN, from the coding sequence ATGAATAAAGTCTATAGAATTAATCTTAAGACAAAGGCGATAACGGAAGAAGCAATCAAAGAAGAGTATCTGACCTTTGGTAACCGGGGCTTAATCTCGAAGGTTATGACCGATGAAGTTGACCCAAAATGCGATCCCTTGGGTCCGGATAATAAAATGATAATTGCCATGGGCCTCTTTTCAGGAACAGCCGTACCTACTTCCAACAGACTCTCTGTAGGCGGCAAAAGCCCATTGACCGGGGGTATTAAAGAAGCAAACGTTGGCGGAACTATCGGCTATATGTTTGGCCAGCATGGTATTAAAATGATTATTTGTGAAGATCAGCCGGCGGATGACAGCTGGATTATCCTCTATGTCAACCGTGAAGGAACCATTCAACTCTTACCGGCGGATCAATACCTTGGACTAAACAACTATGTCCTCGTTGAGAAACTCAAAGAAGACTTCAATAACGATATTGCTGTTCTTTCGATTGGGGTTGCCGGTGAGCGTTTATATCGCAGTGCGTCTCTCCAAGCCACCGATTTTGCGACAGGCCATCCGGCGCGTTCCGTGGGCAGAGGAGGATTAGGAGCTCTGGCAGGATCCAAGAAGATTAAGGCAATCATCGTTGAAAAGCCTGCGGAGAAAGCAGAAGTTACGTATGTTGACAAAGAAAAATTCCAAGCTGCCTTGAAGAAAATGGCCAAATTGGTTGTCGAAGACCCGGCCGTAGAAATTCAAAGAAAAGTTGGCACGACGGGAATGCTGGTCAGTCTGACCGGGCCGACCGGTGTATTGCCTGTTCACAACTTCAGCGGGGAATTTTTCCCAAAGGAAAAGCTCGATGAAATCAGTGCCGACCGATGGCTGATAGACTTTGAAAAGAATGGTTCAAAAGCGGGACTCGGCTGTCAGCCCGGTTGTCTGGTCCGGTGCTCTAATGCCTGGAACAACAGCAAAAAGGAATTTGTGACAGCCGGCTTGGAATATGAAACCGTTGCGATGATAGGCCCCAACTGTGATATCTCCGATATGGAATTTTTGATGGAAGCGGATCGCTTCTGTGACGATATCGGGATCGATACCATTGAATTTGGCGTCGCTATCGGGATATGTATGGAAGCAGGCAAGATAGCGTGGGGAGATATCCCGGCGGTAAAAGCAGCCATGCAGGAAATGTATGACGGCACAGAATTCGGCAATCTCTTGGGTGATGGCGCTCATGCCACCGGCGTAGCTTTAAACTGCAGGAAAATTCCCACCACCAAAAAACAGGCGATGGCTGCCTATGAACCGAGAAACGTCAAGGGTAACGGGGTTACGTTTGCAACATCCCCAATGGGCGCGGATCATACCGCAGGCAATACGTTACGGCCATTTATCGATGGTACCAAAAAGGAGAATGCGGTCAATTTCTCCAAAGAGAACCAGATTGTTACCTGCCTTGCCGATAATATGTCCTGTACGTTTATCACCGGTGCTCTCATGACTGATCCGACAATTGTACCCGATCTCATGGCCGGGTTATACGGCGGTGAATGGAATATGGATAAAGTCATCGGGATCGGAGCTCAGACGCTGATGATGGAACGGGCCTATAATAAAGCGGTGGGATTCACAGACGCCGATGATTTACTGCCGGAGTTCTTCTATAAAGAAAAGTCGCCGGCTACCGGGGCTATCTTCGATATTACTCCGGAAGAAATGAAAGAGGCTTATAATTAA
- the thiS gene encoding sulfur carrier protein ThiS, producing the protein MITVNGFEYSWEEGMTAESMLAMLKEEGKFNYLLTPFMMLIVNNGFVPASEYPQKAILDGDRIKLSLEVTGG; encoded by the coding sequence GTGATCACAGTGAATGGGTTTGAATATAGTTGGGAAGAGGGTATGACTGCAGAATCCATGCTGGCTATGTTAAAAGAGGAAGGTAAATTTAATTATCTGCTAACTCCTTTCATGATGTTGATTGTCAATAATGGTTTTGTTCCCGCAAGTGAATATCCTCAAAAGGCTATCCTGGACGGCGACCGAATTAAATTGTCCTTAGAAGTAACCGGGGGTTAG
- a CDS encoding oxidoreductase: MYPNLFATGKIGTLDLKNRIVMTPMGNALSNTDGTVSEELIAFYAARAKGGVGLIFTEVARINDENGVANRHQMSAASDKHIPGLKKLAAAVHENGGKIIVQINHPGRQGITALNGNKPMLAPSDVPCRMVQQDTHPMTISEVEAVIRDFVAAAWRIQQAGIDGVELHGAHGYLINQFLSPYTNKRTDQYGGNLENRMRFLEEIVLGVRAKCGKDFPLIVRLSVDEILNYAGVQDTGLTLDEGVRIAERMEQLGVDAIDVSSGIYETMNVAWEPSSFAQGWKLHLSEAVKKAVKIPVIGVSVIREAAFADKIIGEGIMDFAGSARQHFADSEWAIKAQENRAHEARLCISCLHCMESLTKADMTGEPAECAVNAMAGRELKYSDIKEDGAGRVVVVIGAGPAGLEAARVLAMRKFKPIVFEKSSQVGGQLELANKPPFKDKITWLINYLKIQAEKLGIEIRLNTAPTVEAIKTLNPYAVFVAQGSKPILPGAITGLDGKNVFTPPDILTGKVQLYNQNIAVVGSGMTGLETADLLAEKGNKVTVFEMADNIGPDLFFQNLIDIMMRLGKAKVPTLAKHKLVKIDGSIATFELLAEGKTQEFEFDYFVVSLGMRANTQFVEEIVRNFERVRVIGDADKPGRIRSAIAGGFDSAYLL, translated from the coding sequence ATGTACCCCAATCTATTTGCAACAGGAAAAATTGGCACACTGGATTTAAAGAACCGCATTGTTATGACGCCAATGGGCAATGCCCTCAGTAACACAGACGGAACCGTATCTGAAGAATTGATCGCATTTTATGCCGCCCGGGCCAAGGGGGGCGTCGGTCTTATATTTACGGAAGTCGCCCGAATCAATGACGAAAATGGTGTCGCCAATCGCCATCAAATGTCCGCAGCGAGCGACAAACACATTCCGGGGCTCAAAAAGCTGGCCGCTGCGGTGCATGAAAACGGCGGGAAAATTATCGTCCAGATCAACCATCCCGGTAGACAGGGTATCACAGCGCTTAACGGCAATAAGCCCATGTTGGCGCCAAGTGATGTTCCCTGCCGCATGGTTCAGCAGGATACTCACCCTATGACGATCAGCGAAGTGGAAGCAGTGATCCGGGATTTCGTCGCGGCCGCTTGGCGAATTCAACAAGCGGGAATTGACGGCGTTGAGCTGCATGGGGCTCATGGTTACTTGATCAACCAATTTTTAAGCCCGTATACCAATAAGAGAACAGATCAGTACGGCGGAAACCTTGAGAACAGGATGCGTTTTCTGGAGGAGATCGTTCTTGGAGTCAGAGCAAAATGCGGCAAGGACTTTCCGCTGATCGTTCGCTTATCCGTTGATGAGATCTTAAACTATGCCGGCGTTCAGGACACAGGCCTGACCTTGGACGAAGGCGTCAGGATCGCCGAAAGAATGGAACAACTCGGCGTCGATGCCATTGATGTCAGTTCCGGGATTTATGAGACCATGAACGTCGCATGGGAGCCTTCTTCCTTCGCTCAGGGCTGGAAGCTCCACTTGTCTGAAGCAGTCAAGAAAGCAGTGAAGATCCCGGTCATCGGAGTTTCGGTAATACGAGAAGCTGCCTTTGCCGATAAAATCATTGGAGAAGGTATTATGGATTTTGCCGGTTCAGCCCGGCAGCATTTTGCTGATTCGGAGTGGGCGATCAAAGCGCAGGAAAACAGAGCGCATGAAGCCCGGCTTTGTATCTCTTGTCTGCATTGTATGGAATCCCTGACCAAAGCAGACATGACCGGTGAACCGGCGGAATGTGCTGTCAATGCCATGGCTGGCAGGGAATTGAAATATTCGGACATCAAAGAGGATGGTGCCGGCCGAGTCGTCGTGGTTATCGGTGCAGGTCCGGCCGGCTTGGAAGCAGCCCGAGTCCTGGCTATGCGTAAGTTTAAGCCAATCGTTTTTGAAAAGTCTTCACAGGTCGGCGGACAGCTCGAACTGGCGAATAAGCCGCCCTTTAAAGACAAGATCACCTGGTTGATTAATTACTTGAAGATCCAAGCGGAAAAGCTGGGTATTGAAATCCGACTGAACACCGCACCGACGGTGGAAGCGATCAAAACATTAAACCCCTACGCTGTTTTTGTCGCTCAGGGATCGAAACCGATCCTGCCCGGAGCGATCACGGGACTGGACGGGAAAAACGTGTTTACCCCGCCGGATATTTTAACCGGTAAAGTCCAGCTCTATAATCAGAATATCGCTGTTGTCGGATCGGGTATGACCGGACTGGAGACAGCCGACCTCCTGGCAGAAAAAGGCAATAAGGTTACCGTTTTTGAAATGGCGGATAATATCGGGCCGGATCTGTTCTTCCAGAACCTGATCGATATCATGATGCGGCTGGGTAAAGCGAAAGTCCCAACCCTGGCGAAGCATAAGCTGGTAAAGATCGATGGCAGTATAGCGACCTTTGAGCTCCTTGCCGAAGGCAAAACACAGGAGTTCGAGTTTGACTATTTCGTTGTCTCTTTGGGCATGCGCGCCAACACCCAATTCGTGGAAGAGATCGTACGAAATTTTGAACGGGTCCGTGTGATCGGTGACGCCGATAAACCCGGCAGAATCCGCAGCGCCATTGCCGGTGGATTTGATAGTGCTTACTTGCTGTAA
- a CDS encoding sigma-54 interaction domain-containing protein, with product MLIKSKGLELTDVPEGNHVLDLTAMFSKQYFDQIIRCKEQFFNRGIDPCQSPLLRQEVVESWVRTMNSGKSPDNLLFEYALDESKSDLQGIWEENSLLIRAAGPLIREVLELAANEGYALGLFDKNSVFLIGTHLKLFKNAPAENMRWNEHTAGTTATSLATYYKRPYLLVGPEHYLHVLENIVGYAVPILDENGDLLGSLALTSHMDDSAWEKSIFKTHTQFIVWLNYLVTAIESQIKLQKSNHTLDTVRDDLKKTQEIMNVLMEKTNQGVVAITPDGAIITANQEGKKILHVEYEQLEDRNILEFITDRTFLRKLRDRKDRFDSWEENVKLELDDQPYRVSIWPVRKMNGLWDAAILKFLRISPPKICFDNIIAESKPMTDVINLADRFASASDNILLLGESGTGKELFAQAIHQKYCPAGPFVAINCAAMPKDLIESELFGYESGAFTGADKNGRPGKIELANGGTLFLDEIGDMPYDLQGVLLRVLQDKQVVRIGGKYPLHVNFRLIAATNQNIRQLVQEKAFRQDLYFRLSVLTIEIPALRERGTDIALLAEYFLKRHAQRRGQSVPTLSQGAYRRIMAYDWPGNVRQLENTIIYAMNLADEDRIEENHLPKDIVSALSTETDLRQIRHDDATRHSYIKESERIMIENALVKSGRNVSTAAVLLSMSKATLYRKIKEYGLSTK from the coding sequence GTGCTGATCAAATCAAAAGGCTTGGAACTGACCGATGTGCCTGAAGGTAATCATGTTTTAGATTTAACAGCGATGTTCTCAAAGCAATACTTTGACCAAATCATCCGCTGTAAAGAACAATTTTTTAATAGGGGGATCGATCCGTGTCAAAGCCCTCTTCTGCGCCAGGAGGTTGTCGAGTCCTGGGTTCGGACGATGAATTCCGGGAAAAGTCCGGATAACCTCTTATTTGAGTATGCTCTTGATGAATCCAAAAGCGATCTCCAAGGGATTTGGGAAGAGAATAGTCTGTTGATCCGGGCTGCAGGCCCCCTGATTCGGGAGGTCCTGGAGCTGGCTGCAAATGAAGGCTATGCTTTGGGGCTGTTCGATAAGAACTCCGTATTTCTGATTGGAACACACCTCAAATTATTTAAGAACGCTCCGGCAGAGAACATGCGGTGGAATGAGCATACTGCCGGGACAACAGCCACTTCTCTGGCAACCTATTATAAACGGCCGTATTTATTAGTTGGCCCGGAACACTATTTACATGTGTTGGAAAACATTGTTGGCTATGCGGTGCCGATTCTGGATGAGAACGGTGATTTACTGGGATCCCTGGCGCTGACATCCCATATGGACGATAGTGCTTGGGAAAAGAGTATATTCAAAACACATACACAATTTATTGTCTGGTTGAATTATCTGGTAACGGCGATTGAAAGCCAAATCAAATTGCAGAAAAGTAATCATACCCTGGATACAGTCAGAGATGACCTGAAAAAAACACAGGAAATCATGAATGTCCTCATGGAGAAGACGAATCAAGGTGTCGTCGCTATTACCCCGGACGGAGCCATTATTACCGCGAATCAGGAAGGCAAGAAAATTCTCCATGTCGAATATGAACAGCTGGAAGACCGCAATATCCTTGAATTTATCACGGACCGGACATTTTTGCGTAAACTCAGGGATCGCAAGGATCGTTTTGATTCCTGGGAAGAAAACGTCAAACTGGAACTGGATGATCAGCCCTATCGGGTCAGTATTTGGCCAGTCCGGAAAATGAACGGCCTATGGGATGCGGCTATACTGAAATTCCTCCGTATCAGCCCGCCCAAAATCTGCTTTGATAACATCATTGCGGAAAGTAAACCGATGACTGACGTCATCAACCTAGCCGATCGGTTTGCTTCGGCATCCGATAATATACTCTTACTTGGGGAAAGCGGAACCGGAAAAGAACTTTTTGCACAGGCCATCCACCAAAAATATTGTCCAGCAGGGCCATTCGTTGCGATCAATTGTGCCGCAATGCCCAAGGACTTAATTGAAAGTGAATTGTTTGGTTATGAGAGCGGTGCGTTTACCGGCGCTGATAAAAACGGGCGACCGGGGAAGATAGAGCTTGCGAATGGAGGAACCTTGTTTCTGGATGAAATAGGGGATATGCCTTATGACCTGCAGGGCGTCTTGCTACGGGTGCTTCAGGACAAGCAGGTTGTCCGTATTGGGGGCAAATATCCGCTGCATGTCAATTTCCGGTTGATCGCAGCGACGAACCAGAATATACGGCAATTGGTTCAGGAAAAGGCATTTCGGCAGGATCTCTACTTCCGACTATCGGTGCTGACCATAGAGATTCCCGCCCTGAGGGAGCGGGGAACGGACATTGCTCTTTTAGCGGAGTATTTTCTTAAACGTCATGCCCAGCGCCGGGGACAGAGTGTTCCGACATTGAGCCAGGGTGCCTATCGTCGGATCATGGCTTATGATTGGCCCGGCAATGTCCGACAGCTGGAGAATACGATAATTTATGCGATGAATCTGGCGGATGAAGACAGAATCGAAGAGAATCATTTGCCCAAAGATATTGTCAGTGCGTTATCAACTGAGACTGATTTAAGGCAGATTCGTCATGATGACGCCACCCGGCATTCTTATATCAAAGAATCTGAACGAATCATGATCGAAAACGCGTTAGTCAAGTCGGGTCGGAATGTCTCAACGGCGGCAGTGTTATTGAGCATGAGTAAAGCGACTCTCTATCGTAAAATCAAGGAGTACGGACTATCGACGAAATAA
- a CDS encoding ferredoxin family protein: MIRLTMADKLALNKFEVNEGEPHILINQEKCRTCGEKNCLFACPAQLYSEQNGEITVEWAGCLECGTCLAVCTKDALSWKYPQGGFGIIYRQG, from the coding sequence ATGATCCGGTTGACCATGGCAGATAAACTCGCTTTAAATAAGTTTGAAGTTAACGAGGGCGAACCGCATATCCTTATTAATCAAGAAAAGTGCAGGACGTGCGGTGAGAAGAATTGTTTATTCGCTTGTCCTGCCCAGCTTTACAGCGAACAAAACGGCGAAATCACCGTAGAGTGGGCAGGGTGCCTAGAATGTGGGACCTGTCTGGCAGTGTGCACTAAGGACGCGCTTTCCTGGAAATACCCTCAAGGTGGATTTGGTATTATCTATAGACAAGGATAA
- a CDS encoding methyl-accepting chemotaxis protein yields MEEIRVHAREVDLMKALFTFLVTTYSQGAAFLLSDLENVTYCVADKFEALSVRVGDRIKAGYAADNAIKNQRVDVTKYDAHVYGVRVMFISGPIWADDDSEVIGSWAFALPRRHPLASSFKYYAPILTNLLPEGGVLFINDKQVYRHKQGSQKFDVQNIKIGEQADEIALEAVRTGKEVVADIDPSYFGIPCSLTCTPMIDEDSGEAIAALGLVLPRQLATDLKEMSRKLGDGLAGVSAAMQEITASATEINRSQTHLHTEVQNVKKLTDNIDKVMTFIKEIAEQTNMLGLNAAIEAARAGNSGKGFGVVADEIRKLSEESRKTVVKISELTNEIQRSVGVTTGSSKEVLHAIGETAAASQEVNASIEELASLSARLDKLAAEL; encoded by the coding sequence ATGGAGGAAATTCGAGTTCATGCCAGAGAGGTAGATCTAATGAAAGCACTTTTTACCTTTCTCGTGACGACATATTCACAGGGAGCCGCTTTTTTACTGAGTGATTTAGAAAACGTGACGTATTGTGTTGCTGATAAATTTGAAGCATTGAGTGTGAGAGTCGGCGATCGGATCAAAGCAGGGTATGCAGCAGACAACGCAATAAAGAATCAACGGGTTGATGTTACAAAGTATGATGCGCATGTTTATGGTGTCAGAGTGATGTTTATCAGTGGGCCTATTTGGGCCGATGATGACTCCGAAGTTATCGGAAGCTGGGCTTTTGCTTTACCGCGCAGGCACCCTTTAGCCAGTTCATTCAAATATTACGCGCCTATTCTGACCAACCTTCTGCCCGAGGGGGGCGTGTTATTTATCAATGATAAGCAAGTATACCGGCACAAACAAGGCTCCCAAAAGTTTGATGTTCAGAATATAAAGATCGGCGAGCAAGCCGATGAAATAGCCCTGGAAGCGGTTAGAACCGGCAAAGAAGTGGTAGCCGATATTGATCCATCCTATTTTGGAATTCCCTGTTCACTCACCTGTACACCGATGATCGATGAAGACTCGGGCGAGGCTATTGCCGCGTTGGGCTTAGTTCTTCCCCGTCAGCTGGCAACCGATCTGAAAGAAATGTCGCGAAAACTGGGTGATGGTCTGGCAGGCGTCTCAGCGGCCATGCAAGAAATCACAGCATCCGCCACTGAAATCAATCGAAGCCAAACTCATTTGCATACCGAAGTGCAGAACGTAAAAAAATTAACCGACAACATCGACAAAGTTATGACCTTTATCAAAGAGATTGCGGAACAGACCAACATGCTCGGTCTCAATGCCGCCATTGAGGCAGCCAGAGCAGGAAATTCGGGAAAGGGATTTGGAGTCGTTGCGGATGAAATCAGAAAGTTATCCGAAGAATCCCGGAAAACAGTAGTCAAAATCAGCGAGCTTACTAATGAAATCCAACGCTCTGTCGGGGTAACCACCGGATCCTCCAAGGAGGTACTACACGCCATAGGAGAAACGGCAGCA
- a CDS encoding iron-containing alcohol dehydrogenase: MFTISSKTSVLFGDGTVNQTGAKAKEFGWKKVICIFDKGVKAVGIVDKVQASLSEAGIQFVDFGDCIPDPPDYQIEEAAEIARKAEVDGVVAIGGGSSMDLAKCVNILLTNPSPISKYFGLSVGLNPVKGTILIPTTAGTGSEVSAVAVISDMKNNAKIGVAGEASVAKLAIIDPSLTFNLPASITAQTGVDALTHAIEAYTSIVAGMYSDMHAEKCMELVVKNLPVVLKDSQNLQAREALSFAAMLGGMAFSDAFTHMGHCIAQSIGAVKHITHGTSCALGDIMMLDYQGDATPEKTRRIGEILGLDLPKDLSANELAQKVKDGFVAFVKSVGMPTTLSEAGIAESDLPAIAKLVASEPMLQFASPKKANEEQALGILKKAF; the protein is encoded by the coding sequence ATGTTTACTATTTCTTCCAAGACATCAGTTCTGTTTGGGGATGGGACTGTCAACCAAACCGGTGCTAAGGCAAAGGAATTTGGATGGAAAAAGGTCATCTGTATTTTCGACAAAGGTGTCAAAGCAGTTGGGATCGTGGATAAAGTTCAGGCAAGTTTAAGCGAGGCAGGCATTCAATTTGTCGACTTTGGTGATTGTATTCCTGATCCGCCGGATTACCAAATTGAAGAAGCTGCCGAAATTGCCAGAAAGGCTGAAGTAGACGGTGTTGTCGCCATTGGTGGCGGAAGCTCCATGGATTTGGCCAAATGCGTGAATATTTTATTGACCAATCCATCGCCGATCAGCAAATATTTCGGTCTCAGTGTGGGGTTGAATCCGGTAAAAGGGACTATTCTCATTCCCACGACTGCCGGTACAGGCAGTGAAGTATCGGCTGTTGCTGTTATATCCGATATGAAGAATAACGCAAAAATCGGTGTAGCCGGCGAAGCAAGTGTTGCCAAACTGGCCATTATCGATCCGTCCCTGACCTTCAATCTCCCAGCAAGCATTACAGCCCAAACCGGCGTGGATGCATTGACGCACGCCATAGAAGCTTACACCAGTATCGTTGCCGGCATGTATTCCGATATGCATGCAGAAAAATGTATGGAACTCGTCGTTAAGAATTTGCCTGTTGTATTGAAAGATTCACAAAATCTGCAAGCCAGGGAAGCGCTGAGTTTCGCTGCTATGCTCGGCGGCATGGCGTTTTCGGATGCATTTACGCATATGGGCCATTGTATAGCACAATCCATAGGCGCTGTTAAACATATTACCCACGGTACCAGTTGCGCATTAGGCGACATCATGATGCTCGATTATCAAGGCGACGCGACTCCCGAAAAGACCCGTCGGATCGGCGAGATTCTTGGTTTGGATCTGCCCAAAGATCTTTCAGCAAACGAATTAGCCCAGAAAGTGAAAGACGGCTTTGTAGCTTTTGTGAAATCCGTCGGCATGCCCACGACACTGAGCGAAGCAGGTATCGCGGAATCGGATTTACCGGCTATCGCCAAATTGGTTGCATCTGAGCCAATGCTCCAATTCGCTTCACCGAAAAAAGCTAACGAAGAACAAGCACTCGGAATTCTTAAGAAAGCTTTTTAG
- the caiB gene encoding L-carnitine CoA-transferase, producing MAGKTVVPEFGPLSGVKVVSAALAMAAPFAVMMMADYGADVTWIESPLMPDISRVGPGMLGQQDRRNQKSVSLNIPSPEGREIFLKMLKDADIFVESSKGGQYAKWGLTDEVLWEQNPALVIVHVSGFGQTGIPEHVSRPSYDPIAQAFSGFMSINGFPDRPPIPAAPQVADYITGLFALGSALAALYKAKTTGEGDSIDLAQFEAMARIQCYMVDYMNVPGMTFPREGNRSAMLAGWGGFTCKDGKDLFIAVSGGGGVKNVVEFLGLGYGSEEFPAGSPNVMKGRSKGAAILDQKLEEYCATKTVEEAEKELTAAGVACCTVMDYEMIVNHPHYLARDVFIEWETMQGKKIRGLNVVPKFKKHPGKVWRPMPGMGMDNEEILSDLGLTEEQIQELYEKKVIKKGK from the coding sequence ATGGCTGGAAAAACCGTAGTTCCGGAATTTGGACCTTTGTCAGGGGTCAAAGTCGTCAGTGCAGCATTGGCGATGGCCGCTCCGTTTGCTGTCATGATGATGGCGGATTATGGCGCGGATGTCACTTGGATTGAGAGCCCTCTGATGCCGGATATTTCCCGGGTAGGCCCGGGTATGCTGGGACAACAGGACCGTCGTAATCAAAAATCCGTTTCACTCAATATCCCTTCACCCGAGGGAAGAGAAATTTTTTTGAAGATGCTCAAGGATGCGGATATCTTTGTTGAATCATCCAAAGGCGGTCAGTACGCCAAATGGGGACTTACCGACGAAGTGTTATGGGAGCAGAATCCCGCTCTGGTTATCGTTCATGTCTCGGGTTTTGGCCAAACCGGTATTCCGGAACATGTGAGCCGTCCCTCCTATGACCCGATTGCACAGGCGTTTAGCGGCTTCATGAGTATTAATGGCTTCCCGGATCGGCCGCCTATCCCTGCTGCGCCGCAGGTTGCTGACTATATTACCGGCCTGTTCGCTTTGGGCTCGGCTTTGGCCGCTTTGTATAAGGCCAAAACCACAGGTGAGGGTGACAGTATTGACTTGGCTCAGTTCGAAGCCATGGCGCGTATCCAATGTTATATGGTCGATTATATGAACGTGCCGGGAATGACATTCCCCCGTGAAGGCAACCGCAGCGCTATGCTGGCCGGTTGGGGCGGATTCACCTGTAAAGACGGTAAAGACCTGTTTATCGCGGTATCCGGCGGCGGCGGCGTCAAGAATGTTGTCGAGTTTTTAGGGTTGGGGTACGGATCCGAGGAATTCCCCGCGGGCAGCCCAAATGTTATGAAGGGAAGAAGCAAAGGTGCGGCGATCCTGGATCAAAAACTCGAAGAATACTGCGCGACGAAAACCGTGGAAGAAGCAGAAAAAGAATTGACAGCTGCCGGCGTTGCCTGCTGCACGGTTATGGATTATGAAATGATCGTGAATCATCCGCATTATTTAGCACGTGATGTATTTATCGAGTGGGAGACCATGCAAGGCAAAAAAATCAGAGGACTTAATGTTGTTCCGAAGTTTAAAAAACATCCGGGCAAAGTATGGCGGCCAATGCCGGGTATGGGTATGGATAATGAAGAAATATTATCCGATCTGGGCTTAACTGAAGAGCAGATTCAAGAATTATATGAGAAAAAAGTCATTAAAAAAGGTAAATAG